The following proteins are co-located in the Triticum aestivum cultivar Chinese Spring chromosome 1A, IWGSC CS RefSeq v2.1, whole genome shotgun sequence genome:
- the LOC123187988 gene encoding uncharacterized protein — MAVAEAEAEVESYINYLLMDMREAEEAQEEAERRKRGGPGRKIKKRKTETGKSSKAAAAAVPVEMSVSEVGSSPAESDLARTREIVEAATAKILARMKGIVIKEPAKTMTEEDVAAAAVYRAKAEEARRNEDRPEESSALRKWIATGDPEAVKCRKRWIAEDMEALRLKDMDPDEDTSDWRAFEAKEFREFWEYLYPKSFGNFKDNTRIPNMLYTDKKSSGGTAHPIRTLQVFSVKVAGLQDGVHWPLQVFGVVAARDCLDHNRNVIFQRERDNCQMIHKENPYLTLTGPSRAIVVVDPVWFEVALKVKGATESEDKELSYHVDPYYISGSMNSYVFNRVRTSRLSTMELTLGDMVHSVEATISVRVVGGEWPQGFRGVFTATTASIDDEKIKLLGFRDDKLPVAADGSIQLSRSVVSVEDDGQLRVSVMARHLVDRSVRRASGVLAAKTSSRSYAKLEVFSCKMEVTVAWSLLPYWPHYRDMPCPSI; from the exons atggcggtggcggaggcggaggcggaagtGGAGTCCTACATTAACTATCTGTTGATGGATATGAGGGAGGctgaggaggcgcaggaggaggcggagaggaggaagagaggaggccccGGCCGCAAAATCAAGAAACGGAAGACGGAGACGGGAaagagctcaaaggcggcggcggcggcggttccggTGGAGATGAGCGTCAGCGAGGTGGGGAGCAGCCCAGCGGAATCTGATTTGGCGAGGACGAGGGAGATTGTAGAAGCAGCCACGGCCAAGATTCTGGCGCGGATGAAGGGGATCGTCATCAAGGAGCCGGCCAAGACGATGACAGAGGAGGACGTCGCGGCGGCGGCCGTGTACAGAGCCAaggcggaggaggcgcgcaggaaCGAGGACCGGCCGGAGGAGTCCAGCGCCCTCCGGAAGTGGATCGCCACGGGAGACCCCGAGGCCGTCAAGTGCCGCAAGAGGTGGATTGCGGAAGACATGGAGGCCCTGAGGCTCAAGGACATGGATCCCGACGAGGATACCTCCGACTGGCGTGCCTTCGAGGCCAAGGAGTTCCGCGAGTTCTGGGAATATCTTTATCCCAAATCCTTCGGAAATTTCAAGGACAACA CGCGTATCCCAAACATGCTTTACACGGACAAGAAGTCGTCAGGTGGCACAGCCCACCCCATAAGAACTCTGCAGGTCTTTTCTGTCAAAGTTGCGGGACTACAAGATGGAGTGCACTGGCCGCTGCAAGTGTTTGGCGTCGTTGCTGCACGAGATTGTTTGGATCATAATCGCAATGTTATCTTCCAGCGCGAAAGGGATAACTGCCAAATGATCCACAAGGAG AATCCGTATCTGACACTGACAGGTCCTAGCCGTGCTATTGTGGTGGTGGATCCTGTGTGGTTTGAGGTTGCATTGAAAGTGAAGGGCGCTACTGAATCTGAGGATAAAGAGTTGAGCTATCACGTCGATCCTTATTATATTTCCGGCTCAATGAATTCCTATGTGTTCAATCGCGTCAGGACTAGCAGGCTCAGCACAATGGAGTTGACATTGGGTGACATGGTTCACTCCGTGGAGGCCACCATCAGTGTTAGAGTGGTTGGCGGGGAGTGGCCACAAGGTTTCCGAGGTGTATTTACCGCTACTACCGCCAGCATAGACGACGAGAAAATCAAGTTGCTTGGTTTCAGAGACGACAAATTGCCTGTTGCAGCTGATGGCTCGATACAGCTCTCACGAAGTGTTGTGTCTGTCGAAGACGACGGGCAGCTGAGAGTCTCTGTCATGGCGCGTCACCTGGTGGATCGATCTGTCAGGCGGGCTTCTGGAGTACTCGCAGCTAAGACATCCTCCAGAAGCTATGCTAAACTTGAAGTTTTCTCTTGTAAGATGGAAGTCACTGTCGCCTGGTCTCTTCTCCCGTACTGGCCACATTACCGTGACATGCCGTGTCCTAGCATATAA